A region of Stegostoma tigrinum isolate sSteTig4 chromosome 5, sSteTig4.hap1, whole genome shotgun sequence DNA encodes the following proteins:
- the spice1 gene encoding spindle and centriole-associated protein 1, with the protein MRERGGGTVRGRAALGDGSARSVRSDEPEMSLVRGSRSQAAGRGRKKTAAAPPRREWDSTISDLSVYRASPEELARRRHSRQSRNRRVGLHKPRAAPGKEPPLVNELLLDRWQLQDVLARSDRALALVRDLFADGPRLHAAFPNVTAAPGCAKAALVAPTWERPTQLSLLSESVMDSQALNETGNTTPDRPPSRDSLKKADAAAFEGSNHPSPREKPPKTPQATSAWSNTDPNQTPCTPECDSSGNHTSLNATTAIQRAKSRVQSEAEGSADSFQTETARVTQQVLHAGSRNSKNCFPGFQHCHLPTEDNNQEDKQLTLEVLQEMIDDIDQEMRELQRQTGRKVMGWLPQKGRSLTGFTFSLVSLISQLTHYLKENEIQQQQEKEHQQQLVENSTEQRTLIDALTAEFLTMQNEIISMRTTMHHYMMKTDEELHVMKQMLHGSLEAEVNKPKPRENIDPCKVGEAALGGGSLHTCIYSGRQDNMNAPITRAAPNPGDELSENLDKRLPFINQHREIVLEGAGRGQCLPEHLFGSAVLLSPPRQRNSHIAIRSQTTASLFQEGPLTDNVYLKSNCAHPSQIDKEARTSVELQRENNFIQYVGMPNQLQGQQDFAQQCNFSNANEGQRNLTSVLSVSNSSEMQQPGTVDAATDTLGAKENKMEAETADKWLKHEAMLAQMTELQLQNSTLKAQLSQFNIDKLPNSAPQIERFVPRPCDSLQQRINELNYQSAEARSKLLKLIEQQRQISGDSASPPISPIPAEGIWTETGRKSLDVLIPLPNGLDFSSESTPCPASEINSNRSTDNASRNSSSLHLDKGDGNRTSITQRLKPERLKKQGSLDNLATVLSTHTSKSLV; encoded by the exons ATGCGGGAAAGGGGCGGCGGGACTGTGCGGGGACGCGCAGCACTTGGCGATGGGAGCGCGCGTTCCGTTCGGTCCGACGAGCCGGAGATGTCGTTGGTGCGGGGCAGCCGCTCGCAGGCGGCGGGCAGAGGCCGCAAGAAGACGGCGGCGGCACCACcgaggagagagtgggacagtacCATCAGTGACCTGAGCGTGTACCGGGCCAGCCCGGAGGAACTCGCTCGGCGCCGGCACAGCCGCCAGTCCAGGAACCGACGGGTCGGCCTCCACAAGCCCCGCGCCGCTCCCGGGAAGGAGCCGCCGCTGGTCAACGAGCTGCTGCTCGACCGGTGGCAGCTTCAGGACGTGTTGGCCAGGTCTGACCGGGCCTTGGCTCTGGTCCGGGATCTGTTCGCCGACGGCCCGCGCCTCCACGCTGCTTTCCCCAACGTGACGGCGGCTCCGGGCTGCGCGAAGGCGGCTCTGGTGGCTCCGACCTGGGAGCGGCCTACTCAGCTGTCCCTCCTCAGCGAGTCGGTCATGGACTCCCAGGCCCTCAACGAGACCGGCAACACGACCCCAGACCGTCCACCGTCCCGGGATAGTCTGAAAAAGGCAGATGCTGCAGCCTTCGAGGGTAGCAATCATCCCTCCCCGCGGGAGAAACCACCAAAAACTCCGCAGGCTACATCAGCGTGGTCCAATACAGACCCCAACCAGACGCCATGCACACCAGAATGTGATTCCTCAGGGAACCACACAAGCTTAAACGCTACCACGGCAATCCAGAGAGCGAAGTCAAGAGTGCAAAGTGAAGCTGAAGGCAGTGCAGACTCATTTCAAACCGAGACTGCAAGAGTAACTCAGCAAGTCCTTCACGCTGGTTCAAGGAACTCAAAAAACTGCTTTCCAGGGTTCCAACATTGCCATTTGCCAACGGAAGACAACAATCAAGAGGACAAGCAGCTGACTCTGGAAGTGCTGCAGGAAATGATTGATGACATTGACCAGGAGATGAGGGAATTGCAACGCCAGACGGGACGCAAAGTTATGGGCTGGTTGCCACAGAAAGGCCGTAGCCTAACAGGTTTCACCTTCTCCTTGGTCAGCTTGATAAGCCAACTGACCCACTATCTAAAGGAGAATGAAATTCAACAGCAGCAAGAGAAAGAACACCAACAGCAACTTGTGGAAAACTCCACAGAACAGCGAACACTGATTGATGCATTGACTGCAGAATTTCTAACAATGCAAAATGAAATTATTTCTATGCGGACTACCATGCATCATTATATGATGAAAACAGATGAAGAACTTCACGTAATGAAACAAATGTTGCATGGATCTTTGGAAGCAGAAGTAAACAAACCGAAGCCAAGAGAAAACATTGATCCTTGCAAAGTTGGTGAGGCAGCACTGGGAGGAGGGAGTTTACATACTTGTATTTACTCTGGCAGACAAGATAACATGAATGCCCCTATTACAAGGGCTGCACCAAATCCTGGAGACGAACTTTCAGAAAACCTGGACAAAAGACTGCCCTTTATCAATCAGCACAGGGAGATTGTGTTAGAGGGAGCTGGAAGAGGTCAGTGTTTACCTGAGCATTTATTTGGCTCTGCTGTATTGCTTTCTCCCCCAAGACAGAGAAACAGTCATATAGCCATCAGATCACAAACTACTGCCAGTTTGTTTCAAGAAGGACCCCTGACTGATAATGTATACCTGAAATCAAATTGTGCTCATCCCTCGCAAATTGATAAGGAAGCTCGGACATCTGTTGAACTGCAAAGAGAAAACAACTTTATACAATATGTAGGAATGCCAAACCAGCTGCAAGGCCAACAGGATTTTGCCCAGCAGTGCAATTTTAGTAATGCTAATGAAGGACAAAGGAACTTGACTTCTGTTTTGTCTGTTAGTAATTCATCTGAAATGCAACAACCAGGAACTGTTGATGCAGCAACAGATACTCTGGGAGCAAAGGAGAACAAGATGGAAGCTGAAACTGCAGACAAATGGCTTAAACATGAGGCAATGCTTGCTCAAATGACTGAGCTCCAATTGCAGAATTCAACTCTCAAAGCCCAACTTAGCCAATTCAATATTGATAAATTACCTAATTCTGCACCACAGATTGAAAGGTTTGTGCCCAGACCTTGTGATAGCCTTCAGCAGAGGATCAATGAGCTCAACTACCAGAGTGCTGAAGCTCGCAGCAAACTTCTGAAATTGATTGAACAGCAGAGACAAATTTCTGGTGATTCTGCCTCACCACCCATTTCTCCTATTCCAGCAGAAGGTATATGGACAGAAACTGGCAGAAAATCACTGGATGTGTTGATCCCTTTGCCCAATGGTTTGGACTTTTCCTCAGAGAGCACACCTTGTCCTGCCAGTGAAATAAACAGCAATAGATCAACAGATAATGCCAGTAGAAATAGTTCCTCACTTCATCTGGACAAAGGTGATGGGAATAGAACATCGATTACTCAAAGATTGAAGCCAGAGAGATTAAAAAAACAAG GTTCGCTGGATAATTTGGCAACAGTACTTTCTACCcacacatccaagtcattagtataG